The following nucleotide sequence is from Melioribacteraceae bacterium.
CAAGATATTCAACTTCACGCATACCCATCATGTCTTCGCCTTGTTTAAATGTTTCGTGAACTTCTGTTTTTTCTGCAATTGTAGATATTGCTTTAACTAAAGTATCATTTTCGTTTGTGTGATTCATTACTCTTAAAAACACACCCGTATTCCGGTTCATTGCTGCCGGTCGAACCCAAGAATCTACAATATGAATTCCCTCTTCGTTTTCTTTAATAGCTTTCTGCAATTCAGATTTGGCAGAGGTTGTTTCTTCAACTTGTTCTTCTTTTTTTTCATTGCAGCCAAAGAAAATGAATAGTGATAAACCTATAATGACTAACTTTTTCATTTAGATCTCTCCTTTTAATTTGCTAAAATTTTTATGTCGTTAACGAGTTTGTTAATATCGGCTTGACTACCAAGATAAGTTCCTCTAATTCTATTTTGCTGATCTAGCAAATGAATTCTATCGGTATGTACAAAAAAGTACATCATATTTCCACTTTCCATTAAAGTTGAATCGCTTGGAACGGCAACAACTCCGGCATCTTTCATTACTTCATCTGTTATTGCTTTATCTCCTGTTAAAAACATCCAATTGCTTGTATCAAGTCTTCTAACTTCCGCATATTCTTTTAAAACACTTGGTGTGTCGTATTCAGGATCGAATGTAATAGTTACAAATTCTACTCCGGTGATTCCTTCTTCATTTATTTTTTCTTGAACCAATCTCATATTGTTTGTCGTTAGCGGACAAATATCAGGACAATTTGTAAACACATATCCAACAACTGCTATTTTACTTTTTACGTTTGACGGATAATCCACAGCAACACTGTCTTGATTTAGCAAGGAATAACTTTTGTCTGAAAGATCGTCATCGATAGGAAGAGATTCACCGCAGCTAAATAAAAATATCGAAATAGAAATAACGATTAATAATTTGATTGATTTCATAGTCATCACATTTATATTAAACAAAGTTGATTAGATGCCAAGTAATTTCAATTGATTCAACACATGATTTCTTTATGAATTAAAATTAAGAAAAAGATTTTATACATTTGTTAAAACCGAATAATAAAGAAAGAGTCCTGATGAGAAGAATACTACTAATCCTTTTATTTACAAGTTTAATTGCTGCACAAGATAGAATTTTTATTGACGAAAATTTTGATGATTGGTCTGACGTGACTACCATGCACGAAGATCCGATTGGAGACAACACACCAGGTGCCGAGTTTGATTTTGGAAATCTATATATAACAAACGATGACGAGTATATTTATTTCCGAATTCAGACAACTGAAAAAATTGTTCTGGTTAATGGAAATTATATGACTTTGTACATCGATTCGGATAATAATCCATCAACGGGCAAATCAATAGACGGAATAGGTGTAGAAATCGAATTTACATTCGGCACAAGACGTGGGAAAAGTTATATAGGAGGGTCATCTACAATTTATCACGAGAATATAGGATTTATAGGCTCACCTACATTTTCTGCAAATGATTTTGAGTTTGTTTTAAGAAGAGATGCTCAAATATCCGGAACTCAAGTATTTCAAAGCAATACGATAAAAGTAAAATTGTTCGGATATGTATCTTCTTCATTGGTTGATTATGAAGATAAGATACCGAACGAAGGCGGATTCACCTATACATTTCAATCAGGTGAAGTTGATCCGGTGCCAACTTATTCAATTAACAAAACTGATCCCGGTTATTTGAGAATAATGGCATACAATATTGAGCGAGATAAAATAACTGATGACACACCGGAAGTTCAACAAAACTTTAGCAATGTGTTTTCTACTTTACAGCCGGACATAATTGGTTTCAGTGAAGTTTATTCATCTTCGGCACAAGCAGTTGCAGATAGAGTTGAAAATTATCTTCCTTCTTTAGAAGGTCAGACTTGGTATAACAAAAAACTTACGGGCTATGATGTTGTATTAGTGAGTCGATTTATAATCAGAGATAGTTTCCCAATTGAAACAACTCCTTATGCTCACAATTCATCAACCGCATTCCTTTTAGATCTTCGTCCAAAATATGATTCGGATATGTTGGTTGTAGTTGCTCATCCAAAATGCTGTTTGACTGATGGAAGCGAAGACACAAAACGCCAAAATCAATTTGATGCGATCATGGGTTTTATCAGAGATGCAATGAATGATGGGGGAGTATTAACTATTCAACCGAACATTCCGATTGTTATTATGGGAGATATGAATCTTGTCGGAGATTCGAGACAATACAATACTTTAATTACCGGCGATATTTTTTATAACAATACTTATGGCGATGACTTTGCGCCGGATTGGGACGGTAGTAATTTTGATGATTCAATTCCCTTTGTTAATAAAACTGCTATGACTTATACAACGAACACCGGAAGTTATCCACCGGGAAGACTTGATTATATTGTCTATTCAGGTTCGGTAATGGAAGAAGTAAATAGTTACATCTTTAATACAAAAACATTGAGTCTCGATGAATTGAATCAATTCGGGTTGAGTGAAAACGATACTGAGGTTTCCGATCACCTTCCTGTTGTTGCTGATTTCGATTTGTCACCAATAACGGATGTAAAAAAAAAAGATGAGATCCCAAATAAATTTGGATTAATGCAAAATTACCCGAATCCTTTTAATCCAACGACAAAAATTAATTTTACGATTCCCGCCGTTGGGACAACTAATGAGTTGTCCCTACAAACCAAAGTAATTGTTTATGATATTCTCGGTAAAGAAATAATAACTCTTCTAAATGAACATCTACAACCCGGCAATCACGAAATTGAATTTAACGCAGAAGACTTACCAAGTGGAATTTATTATTACCGGTTAGCAGTCGGTGAATTTTCGTTAACTAAGAAAATGGTTTTGTTGAGATAGTTATTTTTCTCAAACTATTATAGGCAAAATAAGTATTTAGGAGTTTTTTTACCCAACGTTGAGTAAATGCTAATTGTCCTCTTCAATTTTTTCTACATAACGGTTTAATTTACCAAATAAAAATTGTTCTAATGCATCTTTAAATTGAAGTTTCGGAGCTGTTATTACGTTTATTCTGAACTGATGAAAATTTGACAATGTTTTTTTATCCATTACTCCCGCAATGATATAATCAACATCAAACTGATTAATATACCCCGGTAGTTGCGATTGACTTTTCTGATGACCGTTAAGAGGATTGAAGTATGTTTCTTTTTGAACTACTATCTTTTTAGAGTTAATTTCACACACAACAAATTTTGAGCATCGGCTAAAATTTTCCGCAACCACATAAATATTACCTGGAAGTTCTTCAATCGCTACTGCAATTCTTTGATTCATTAAAAGCCTATTTATATTTTGAGTAATTATTTTATTTAATTATTGCGGAGGCATGGCAGTCAGCAGCCACCATGCACATTGCCCGATGGATTTCATCGACTCTTTTTTCTCATTTCCCCTGAGTATATTTGTGCCGTTGCCATTAGGTCAATCTCCGCATTTTGTTTTACAATCCTCGATCTCTCATCTGATATAGGTTTTATCGCATTTCTTCATAATTAATTCCTTCTTCAGGAGACATTTGATAGAATGCGCTAAGTTGTCTTATCATTCTTTGTAATTCTTTGCAGTCCGGTAGTAAATCCGACTGTGCAATTTTATCAGCCGGAACTTTCTTTATTAAGTTATCGTAATGATCTTCAATTTCGTCAATTGCCATTTGAAGAGTCAAACCGATGTAGTCATATACTTCTTGTTTAATTTTTGCCAGCTCTTTTATCTTGCTTAATTCTGAAATGATTATTTCTCTGTATAGTTGAATAGTTTGACAAAGTTCTTTCGGAAGAAACCCCTCGGCAAATCTGCGTGTTGCAATGTCATCTATATATTGAATCATCAAACTTCTGTCGCCGCTTCTTACTGTTGCCATAAGCAGATGATAAACTGTACTTATGTAACATTGAAAATCATTTAGATCCATTTTGTGGTAACGTTTGAAAACTTCATCGGCGTTAGGCGAAAGAATTTGTTCTTCTATTTTGGCAACTATTGTTTCTTTCAAATTGGTTAAGTGATCGTAAATGATAAAGTTTGTTCTGCGAGCAATTTTTTTCATTGCCGCTTCATTTTTAAGACGCCATTCGTCGGGATGACTTTTCATTTTTTCCAATAAAAAAAGAAGTCGGCGTGTGATTAAATTTCGAGGAGTCGGCTGCCATCTTAATGCAATTTGTGTGTGTGTCGAATCTACTTTTAATTTTTTATCGACATATTTTATCATCCAAAATCTTTCAAAATGTTCTTCGCTTGATAAGTGAAGCAAAAAAGGAATCTTTCTTATAATTAAGGCGGGGTAAATTAGAATTTTTGGTAAGTGTATCGGTTTTGCTGCTTTTCCGAAATAATAAGTTGTTGCAATTGTATATAACTCTTTGTGCGAAATTGATCCGTTGGGGCTTGCATTATAAATTTCAAATTGCGAAAGATTATCCGCTTCTTTAATTATTATTCTGAACAGATTGATAAGATCATTTACATGCAAATATGAGACTGCGGATTCACCCTTGCCGGCGAGTATTCTTGACTCTATTTTTTTCGAAAGCCATGTTGTCAAAAATTTATATAACGGCGCATATTCGCACCAATCACTAAAGATAGCCGCCAATCTAATAATTGTGCAAGGAAAGTAATTTGAATATTCTTGAGTTAACTCTTCACCGATTCTTTTACTTCGCGCATAGTGGAAGCCTGCATTAGGCGGGGTATACTCCGTTACAACTTCACCATCTTTAGGGAATTCACAAGCAGCGAGCGAGCTGATAAAAACAAACCTTTTTACGTTTAATCCCTTTGCTAACTCTAGTACGTTTTTCGTTCCCTCAATATTTGTTCTTTCGTATTCGGGATTATCTTTATAAGTAAAATCATAATAAGCAGCTAAGTGAAAGACAAAATCAACCCCGCCGTTTTCGATTAGAAAATTTTTGACCTCATTTAATCTATTTTTATTTGCAATATCGCACTGAAGCCATTGCACGTTTTTGTGATACGGAATATGTGATTCTGTGCGTGAGCGTCTTGCAAGTGCAAATACTTTATATTCCTCTTTAATGCTCTCGAGAAAATTTTTACCGACAAATCCCGTGGCACCGATTATTAAAACAGTTCTATGATTGTTATACAAACTCATAACTTACCCGCTCCTTTTGCGAAGCGATAGAGGATTAAAATTATTAATCCCATTAAGAAATCAGAAATGCCCGAGAGCAGAATTAACCAAATAGAACTGACGAATATGAAA
It contains:
- a CDS encoding copper chaperone PCu(A)C: MKKLVIIGLSLFIFFGCNEKKEEQVEETTSAKSELQKAIKENEEGIHIVDSWVRPAAMNRNTGVFLRVMNHTNENDTLVKAISTIAEKTEVHETFKQGEDMMGMREVEYLVMEAGKVFVFKPMSYHIMLINLNETLTVGKTIDLTLIFKNAGEVKINAVVEDKMPTMKAGEEKEKTEM
- a CDS encoding SCO family protein: MKSIKLLIVISISIFLFSCGESLPIDDDLSDKSYSLLNQDSVAVDYPSNVKSKIAVVGYVFTNCPDICPLTTNNMRLVQEKINEEGITGVEFVTITFDPEYDTPSVLKEYAEVRRLDTSNWMFLTGDKAITDEVMKDAGVVAVPSDSTLMESGNMMYFFVHTDRIHLLDQQNRIRGTYLGSQADINKLVNDIKILAN
- a CDS encoding endonuclease/exonuclease/phosphatase family protein, translating into MRRILLILLFTSLIAAQDRIFIDENFDDWSDVTTMHEDPIGDNTPGAEFDFGNLYITNDDEYIYFRIQTTEKIVLVNGNYMTLYIDSDNNPSTGKSIDGIGVEIEFTFGTRRGKSYIGGSSTIYHENIGFIGSPTFSANDFEFVLRRDAQISGTQVFQSNTIKVKLFGYVSSSLVDYEDKIPNEGGFTYTFQSGEVDPVPTYSINKTDPGYLRIMAYNIERDKITDDTPEVQQNFSNVFSTLQPDIIGFSEVYSSSAQAVADRVENYLPSLEGQTWYNKKLTGYDVVLVSRFIIRDSFPIETTPYAHNSSTAFLLDLRPKYDSDMLVVVAHPKCCLTDGSEDTKRQNQFDAIMGFIRDAMNDGGVLTIQPNIPIVIMGDMNLVGDSRQYNTLITGDIFYNNTYGDDFAPDWDGSNFDDSIPFVNKTAMTYTTNTGSYPPGRLDYIVYSGSVMEEVNSYIFNTKTLSLDELNQFGLSENDTEVSDHLPVVADFDLSPITDVKKKDEIPNKFGLMQNYPNPFNPTTKINFTIPAVGTTNELSLQTKVIVYDILGKEIITLLNEHLQPGNHEIEFNAEDLPSGIYYYRLAVGEFSLTKKMVLLR
- a CDS encoding NifB/NifX family molybdenum-iron cluster-binding protein, whose product is MNQRIAVAIEELPGNIYVVAENFSRCSKFVVCEINSKKIVVQKETYFNPLNGHQKSQSQLPGYINQFDVDYIIAGVMDKKTLSNFHQFRINVITAPKLQFKDALEQFLFGKLNRYVEKIEEDN
- a CDS encoding NAD(P)-dependent oxidoreductase, giving the protein MSLYNNHRTVLIIGATGFVGKNFLESIKEEYKVFALARRSRTESHIPYHKNVQWLQCDIANKNRLNEVKNFLIENGGVDFVFHLAAYYDFTYKDNPEYERTNIEGTKNVLELAKGLNVKRFVFISSLAACEFPKDGEVVTEYTPPNAGFHYARSKRIGEELTQEYSNYFPCTIIRLAAIFSDWCEYAPLYKFLTTWLSKKIESRILAGKGESAVSYLHVNDLINLFRIIIKEADNLSQFEIYNASPNGSISHKELYTIATTYYFGKAAKPIHLPKILIYPALIIRKIPFLLHLSSEEHFERFWMIKYVDKKLKVDSTHTQIALRWQPTPRNLITRRLLFLLEKMKSHPDEWRLKNEAAMKKIARRTNFIIYDHLTNLKETIVAKIEEQILSPNADEVFKRYHKMDLNDFQCYISTVYHLLMATVRSGDRSLMIQYIDDIATRRFAEGFLPKELCQTIQLYREIIISELSKIKELAKIKQEVYDYIGLTLQMAIDEIEDHYDNLIKKVPADKIAQSDLLPDCKELQRMIRQLSAFYQMSPEEGINYEEMR